GCATTCCTGCAGAGCCCCCTCTTTCTGTACAAGACGATAAATTAACACAGGACTGGCCATCGAAAGGAGAAATTATGCTCAATAATCTCCACGTAATAGCTCTCTGTTATCTTATATgttccatttttatttttattttgtttctcttttctgtgttactttttatttcgAATAAGCTGCAACGTTTTCCAATATGTCAACAGGCTGAACAGGAGTTCAGCTTTAAGTGCAATGGAAATTTAGGCCCAGGCATTTATCAAATTCCAATACCTCTGAGATCGTATATATTTACTGAACATTTTGGTTTGATGCAGGTGAGATATGCTCCGCACTTACCCTTTGTTCTCAAGGGCCTCACTGTCACATTTCCTGGAGGCATGAAGACCGGTATTGTTGGAAGAACCGGCAGTGGTAAATCGACTCTCATTCAGGCCCTTTTCCGTATTGTAGACCCTTCCAATGGTCAGATACTCGTAGACAATATCGACATCTGCACAATTGGCCTACATGATCTGAGATCTAGGTTAAGTATTATCCCGCAAGAACCAACCATGTTCGAGGGGACTGTGAGAAGCAACCTCGATCCTCTTGGAGAGTACACCGACGGTCAAATCTGGGAGGTAGTTCCAATCTTCACGCGCTTCATCACATACAGTTTTTAGATTTGAAGTTATATTACTCATAAACATCTTGCTCTTCATTTTAGGCCTTGGATTGCTGTCAGCTGGGAGATGAAGTCCGGAGGAAGGAGCTGCAACTCGACTCACCAGGTCCGTCTGACATCTGTGTCTGaactcctttccttttctttctgttcAAAATCATGCAGTTCAAAGTCTATCTACTACTTTGGCCTAAAAACTGTACAAGTTTTACTCTACTTTGTATTCTTGTGAAGAATATTCTCCCTACTTGGCTTTGCAGTGATAGAGAACGGTGAGAACTGGAGCGTGGGTCAGCGTCAGCTGGTGTGCCTTGGGAGGGTGATCCTGAAACGGAGCAAGATCCTGGTGCTCGACGAGGCCACTGCCTCCGTCGACACCGCCACAGACAACTTGATCCAGAAAACACTAAGGCAGCAGTTCTCCGACGCGACGGTCATCACGATCGCGCACCGGATCACCTCTGTCCTCGACAGCGACATGGTCTTGCTCCTTGACAATGGTGAGTCTTCCAGTTCCAATCAAACcaatcacaaattcacaattGCCACACCAATCTCGATTTTTCTAACAATAATAATCTTCTCAAGTTCCAAGCCAATCACAATTGACACTAACCAATCTCGAATTATCTAATAGTCATAATCACAGTCGCCACTAACCAATTCCAATTTTCTCATATATATTCTGAGTTTGTCACGTATGTCTGACGAACGAACACGGCTCCAACGTTTTTGCAGGTGTGGCCGTGGAGCGCGACACGCCGACGAGGCTACTGGAGGACAAGGCGTCTCTCTTCTCCAAGCTCGTAGCGGAATACACGATGAGATCGACGCACACGTAGCAGAGATGGTCAGTGATCCTTTTGACACGTATGGCCGTTTGAGGCTAGCTGACACGTCGATAATGCCGAAAAATCACTCACTAGTGGATGAGATTTGAAGTACGAGTAGCGAGCTGGAAAGTACCCCCTAATGTTAGTGGTCATAATACAGATGTGCTATTTCGCACgatctgaactctgaagctGATGGTCAAGAAGGGAAAGATATTGGTTAGAGGACAACTAGTGGAGTATTAAATTAGTGTATGTCTAAGAAAGTAGTAGTAAGCTGCTGATCTTATGGAAACAACCGAATCATGATCAGTGGCATCATAGGCAAGTTACTATTACATGAAAGGGAAGTAGAACTTACTAGAATTTTCGCGATAATACTGTAACCGATTGACGGGCAGAGACTGATGCCCGGTAACatgttaataataataataataatctgaATAAAATAGTCAAGTGTTTGCGTGTAATCCTGATATGATGTACTACAGGCTCGTGCTTTCAACTCCCTctttattttcaggatagtTATATTTTGTGCTTTCTGTAATTCTGGGATGGTTATATTTTGTGCTTTCTGTAAATCTGCTGGTAATTTATTTGTGCATACTGTACAACGGTAGTTAAGTTGCCAAGCACACGGAATTTTGTTGCCAGACGGTGGATTTTGGCTGCTGCTATTCCTGAACGGGCAGAGTGACTTGAAAGTATACAGTTTGTTGGAACCAAGAATAGTAGGGTAGAAAAgcaatatataatttgttgttAGGCTGTGTTTAACCAGTTAATTCCAGTAGAGGCTCCTCTTGGTTTGCACATGTTGAGAGATACTCTGCAGCTTAAGCTTTCGATAAGTAAACGGTAAAAACACTAGCACTACTAAAATACAACAGTTTCAAGAGATACTCTGCAGCTTAAGCTTTCGATAAGTAAACGGTAAAAACACTAGCACTACTAAAATACAACAGTTTCAACAACAGCACTACAGCAGCAATGGCAGCCATCAGCGAAGAGGCAGACGACGAAGCGTAGGAGAAGAACAGCGAAGAAGCAGAAGAAACGGGAAAAAACGTCAACAACAACAAAGAACAACAGCAACATCGACGATGTCCCCTAACAATGGTCAGATCAGACGAACAATTCAATTCCTAGCACACAacccttgccgccgccgcactctCCTAGCTCTTGGTGAAGTGGTGCTTCTTGCCCCCGCCGTCACCGCCcttgccgcctccgcctcctccgccgccgctcctcttGCCGGCGTGCGCCGTCGTGTTCTTGAGTATCTAGGATAGGATCGCCATGGATGAAAGGAGTGTGGTGAGTCGCCGccatgagagagagggggagctCGAGCTCGAGGTGGAGGGGTTTACCTGGCGGAGGGTGTTGTTCTCGTTCTGGAGGGTGGAGACGCGCTGCTCGAGCTCGGCATTCCGGAGCTCGAGGTCCTTGGCCTTCGCCTCCAGCTCCGTCATGTACGCCTTCTTCCGCTCGCGCGCCTGCTGCGCCGACACGCGGTTCCGCAGCAGCCGCTTCAGCCGGTTCTGCTCCTTGTCGCCGGCGCTCCGCCCGCGCTTCCTCGCCGGCGGGGCCTGCTCCtgcccggcgccggccgctccccccGCCCCCTGCTGCTTCCCGCCGCCCTCCTTGCCCTGCCGCTCgtccgcccccgcccccgacgacgccgaccCGCCCATCTCCGGCACCCGCCGTATCTCCTCGTCGCTCTCCACCCCTGCCCCCCAAACCAACCAACCCACTCACCCAATTTAGCAGCAAGCAACAATCCGAAGACGACGAACGCGCGGAGCGGAGACGTACCTCCTTCCTTGAGGTTGTTGGGGGCCGAGCTGGAGGACCGCTCGCTGCTCGACGGCAGCGAGCTCGTCGTGCTCGTCTTCGCCTGCTGcttctcctgctcctgctcctgtgCCGCCATCCCCCTCCCCACTCCTCTCCAACAACCAGCAGATTACAGACTACAGATTACAGATCAAGATCTCCCCCACCAACCAccgcacctcctcctcctccgccgccgccgcgagaaCCCAAACAAAAAGCTCAAATCTCGGGGAGACAAGCGAGGACGaagcgccggcgaggacgaaGGGTgggtgggagggagggagggagaagagGAGCAAGCAGCACAGATGCAGATCGGATGAGAAGGCGAGCGTGTGAGTGAGTTCTGTGTGCCGGATGGGGCTGGTCGGTGGGGGGGTTTTGGGGGGGAGGTGGGTGACGtgcgaggggaggggagggggagagatcTGGACCGTGCGCGGCGGCTGCATCGGACGgcgggcgcgcgggcggcgtggcgcgACGCGGCACCATACACGCATCCGCCGCATCTGACGGTGACCTCGCTGGAAGCGTAGCGGCATCCCCATCCATCCGATTTTTCCGTAAAAGTGTACAACCAAACCACTTGCCCTTCTCGGACGGAACGGAGCTGTGTGCCACGTGACTACGGACTATTGCTTTCGTCGGTTCGCTTATGTTTACctcataagctaaaatttaaaatctctcttttttatatagtttattttatattatttatcaataaattatataaaagttttatccttACATTATTTTCAGTTACTACTAAACTGAAATTATGGGAGCCTGCCTGTTCACTACGCGGCGTGTAGAGACTGAGAAGGATTCACTGTTACTCCAGCAGCGTGCAGAGTAGAGACAAAAATGTTCTTAGAGATCGCATGGGACAAACAAAtggctttttttaataaaagaaggCGACTGGCTCTctgtccttttcttttctccaccGTGTACCACTCAACAAGACAAGCCTAATATCTATGAGTACCATCCACCCGTACTATGCTCCCCGGTTCTTTCATGAGTGATAAACCGtggttgaaaatgttgtttactAAGGGCACTGACAGAGCCAGAAGCTATCTTGGTTTCTATACTTAGGATAttgttttaagaaaatattttacacaatataatttttatatcttgttaTCATATGATCCACTTGTCTCTCTCACGAGTAGTTTTGTTTTACGTAAAGATCTTGAGTCTTAATCTAgaatcaacttttttttattttttgtctctcttcgataaataatttatcacaTCAGCAAATTGCTTTACATGTCATACCAATAAATACAGATAGAAATTTATGTGTCTAATGAGAGTGCCCTAATACATCTCTTTGAAATTAAAACATGCAAAGCGTGTCCATGCTGACTGGTTGACCTTGAACCAATATAAATGTGGATAAAGCGACCAAAAGTAATTTAAGAGTAAGCCTTTTATCTATGTATTATTCGTGTttgctagaaaataatttaattcagAAGCAAATCTAACATTTggttttaagtttaaatcttgGTTTTGACAGATAAGCCAATTGTTTTGAGGCTATTATTTGCTTTTCTTTCGGTGTGAGATATGTATAGGGAATTAAGAGAGGAACTCCTTTTTAAATAGCAGGGTGGGATGAGAGTTGGAAAAACTCTCTTTACGTTGCCTACACAAATCCCAACCACTAATTATCGCTTAAAACCTACTGCATCTattccataataactttatttttcttttttctgtatccaacgtttgaccatt
This is a stretch of genomic DNA from Oryza brachyantha chromosome 1, ObraRS2, whole genome shotgun sequence. It encodes these proteins:
- the LOC121053863 gene encoding transcription factor HY5-like yields the protein MAAQEQEQEKQQAKTSTTSSLPSSSERSSSSAPNNLKEGGVESDEEIRRVPEMGGSASSGAGADERQGKEGGGKQQGAGGAAGAGQEQAPPARKRGRSAGDKEQNRLKRLLRNRVSAQQARERKKAYMTELEAKAKDLELRNAELEQRVSTLQNENNTLRQILKNTTAHAGKRSGGGGGGGGKGGDGGGKKHHFTKS